The Apium graveolens cultivar Ventura chromosome 6, ASM990537v1, whole genome shotgun sequence genome contains a region encoding:
- the LOC141667965 gene encoding NADP-dependent malic enzyme, chloroplastic-like, which produces MISSTGTNFLNNSVCGFSGRLRQSPRRFSAPYVVVSAAASSDGRPERNVSVLAESSLKEMRDAAAPVIGESTVSGGAEDVYGEDSATEDQDITPWSVSVASGYTLLRDPHFNKGMAFSEKERDALYLRGLLPPVVVSQDLQVKKLMHNIRQYQIPLQRYMNMMDLQERNERLFYKLLIDNVEELLPVVYTPTVGEACEKYGSILRRPQGLFISLKEKGKILEVLKNWPEKKIQVIVVTDGERILGLGDLGCQGMGIPVGKLSLYTALGGIRPSACLPVTIDVGTNNEKLLNDEFYIGLRQRRARGQEYAELLNEFMSAVKQKYGEKVLIQFEDFANHNAFDLLAKYGSTHLVFNDDIQGTASVVLAGIMAALKLVGGSLAEQKFLFLGAGEAGTGIAELIALEMSKQTDIPLEETRKNIWLVDSKGLIVRSRFETLQHFKKPWAHEHEPVRNIVNAVKAIRPTVLIGSSGVGRTFTKDVVEAMASFNEKPVIFALSNPTSQSECTAEEAYKWSKGRAIYASGSPFDPVEYNRKVYVSGQANNAYIFPGLGLGLIISGAIRVHDDMLLAASEALAAEVSQENLDKGLIFPPFTNIRKISAHIAAKVAAKVYELGLATRLPQSKDLVAYAESCMYSPNYRSYR; this is translated from the exons ATGATCTCCTCAACCGGAACTAATTTTCTG AACAATTCGGTGTGTGGATTCTCCGGTAGGTTAAGGCAGTCGCCACGGAGATTTTCAGCTCCTTATGTGGTGGTGTCGGCGGCGGCGAGCTCGGATGGCCGACCGGAGCGAAATGTCAGCGTTTTGGCGGAGAGTAGTTTAAAGGAAATGAGAGATGCTGCTGCTCCGGTGATCGGAGAATCTACAGTGTCCGGCGGTGCTGAAGATGTGTACGGAGAAGATAGTGCCACTGAAGATCAGGATATCACTCCTTGGTCTGTTTCTGTGGCAAG TGGATACACATTGTTGCGGGATCCTCATTTTAACAAAGGAATGGCGTTTTCTGAGAAAGAGAGGGATGCTCTTTACCTACGAGGTCTTCTTCCCCCGGTTGTTGTCAGTCAAGATCTCCAG GTCAAGAAGCTGATGCATAATATACGCCAGTATCAAATTCCCTTGCAGAGATACATGAACATGATGGATCTTCAG GAAAGAAATGAAAGGCTGTTCTATAAACTTCTTATTGACAATGTTGAGGAGCTACTCCCAGTTGTATATACGCCAACAGTTGGCGAAGCATGTGAAAAGTATGGGAGTATCTTAAGGCGTCCACAGGGTCTTTTTATCAGTCTAAAGGAAAA GGGAAAGATTCTGGAGGTGCTGAAGAACTGGCCTGAGAAAAAGATTCAAGTCATTGTTGTCACGGATGGGGAGCGAATTCTTGGGCTAGGGGACCTTGGCTGCCAG GGGATGGGGATACCTGTAGGAAAGCTGTCCTTGTATACAGCTCTTGGTGGAATCCGTCCTTCTGCT TGCTTGCCTGTAACCATCGATGTGGGGACAAACAATGAGAAATTGTTAAATGACGAGTTTTACATTGGCTTGAGGCAAAGAAGGGCACGTGGGCAG GAgtatgctgaacttttaaatgAGTTCATGTCTGCAGTAAAGCAGAAGTATGGAGAGAAAGTACTCATTCAG TTTGAAGACTTTGCCAACCATAATGCCTTTGATCTTCTTGCCAAGTATGGCAGTACACATCTTGTTTTTAATGATGATATACAG GGGACAGCATCCGTGGTGCTTGCTGGGATTATGGCGGCACTAAAGTTGGTTGGCGGTTCCTTAGCTGAGCAAAAATTTCTATTTCTTGGAGCGGGCGAG GCTGGAACTGGTATTGCAGAACTCATAGCGCTTGAGATGTCAAAACAG ACTGACATCCCATTGGAAGAGACGCGCAAAAATATCTGGCTGGTGGATTCAAAG GGGCTGATTGTTAGATCTCGCTTTGAAACCCTTCAGCATTTCAAGAAGCCCTGGGCACATGAACATGAACCTGTTAGAAACATTGTGAATGCTGTCAAG GCTATTAGGCCAACAGTTTTGATTGGATCATCAGGAGTAGGGAGAACATTTACCAAAGATGTGGTCGAAGCAATGGCATCATTCAACGAG AAACCTGTTATATTTGCTCTTTCCAATCCAACTTCACAATCAGAATGCACAGCTGAAGAAGCATATAAATGGAGTAAG GGACGTGCTATTTATGCCAGTGGGAGTCCATTTGATCCTGTTGAGTATAACAGAAAGGTCTATGTCTCTGGCCAG GCAAATAATGCTTACATTTTTCCGGGATTAGGATTGGGTTTGATAATATCTGGTGCAATTCGTGTCCATGATGACATGCTTCTGGCAGCCT CGGAAGCTCTAGCAGCCGAGGTTTCACAAGAGAACTTGGACAAGGGGCTCATCTTCCCACCGTTCACTAATATCAGAAAGATTTCTGCCCATATCGCTGCTAAGGTGGCGGCAAAAGTCTATGAACTCG GTTTGGCAACTCGTCTCCCTCAATCAAAGGATCTTGTTGCATATGCAGAAAGTTGCATGTACAGCCCCAATTACAGAAGCTATAGGTGA